Genomic segment of Paucidesulfovibrio longus DSM 6739:
GTCACGGACAACGGCCGCGGCATTCCCGTGGACATGCACCCCAAGGAGCATCGTCCCGCGCTGGAAGTGGTCATGACCACGCTGCACGCGGGCGGCAAGTTCGACAACGACTCCTACAAGGTTTCCGGCGGCCTGCACGGCGTGGGCGTGTCCTGCGTGAACGCGCTTTCCGAATTCCTGGAGGCCACGGTCAAGCGCGACGGCAAGACCTGGCGTCAGACCTACGAGCGCGGCGTGCCCGTTTCCGGCCTGGAACTGGTGGGCGAGTCCACCAGCACGGGAACCGCCATCCGCTTTCGTCCGGACGAGGAGATCTTCGAGGTCAACCAGTTCGACTACGGCACGCTGAAAAAGCGGCTCCAGGAACTGGCCTACCTCAACTCCGGCCTGCAGATCGACTTCATGGACGAGCGCACCGGGGATTCGGACAGCTTCCACTTCGAGGGCGGCATCCGCTCCTACACCCAGGACATCAACAGCGGGCAGACCGTGGTCACGGACGTGATCTACGGCATCGGCGAAGCCGAGAACATGGTCACCGAGTTCGCGGTGCAGTACAACACGGGCTACAAGGAGAACGTCTACACGTTCGCCAACAACATCCGCACCGTGGAAGGCGGCACGCACCTCGCGGGCTTCCGCACGGCGCTGACCCGCGCCCTGAACAACTACATCGCCAACGCGGACCTGCCCAAGAAGCTGATCCGCAAGGTTTCGGGCGACGACGTGCGCGAGGGCCTGACAGCCATCGTCAGCGTCAAGCTGCCCATGCCGCAGTTCGAGGGCCAGACCAAGACCAAGCTCGGCAACTCCGAGGTCAGCGGCCTGGTGGCCGGATTGGTCTACGAGAAGCTGACCCAGTTTTTCGAGGAAAATCCCAAGGACATCAAGGCCATCCTGGAAAAGGTCATCGACGCGGCCCGCGCCCGCGACGCCGCCCGCAAGGCGCGCGATCTGGTCCGGCGCAAGGGAGCGCTTTCGGACAACGCCCTGCCGGGCAAGCTCGCGGACTGCCAGACCAAGAAGGCCGAGGAATCCGAGATCTTCATCGTCGAGGGCGACTCCGCAGGCGGCTCGGCCAAGCAGGGCCGCGACCCGCGCTGCCAGGCCATTTTGCCCCTGCGCGGCAAGATCCTGAACGTGGAAAAGACCCGCGTGGACAAGATGCTCTCCAACAAGGAAATCCGGGCCATGATCACGGCGCTCGGCGTGGGCATCGGCGTGGGCGACGACCAGGAAAAGGACTACGACAAGCTGCGCTACCACAAGATCGTCATCATGACGGACGCCGACGTGGACGGCTCGCACATCCGCACCCTGCTGCTGACCTTCTTCTTCCGGCAGTACCCGGAGCTGATCGAGCGCGGCAATCTCTACATCGCGCAGCCGCCCCTGTTCCGCGTGCACAAGGGCAAGTTCGAGAAGTTCATCAAGGAAGAGACGGAGCTGAACGACTTTCTGCTCACCAGCGTGAGCAAGGATCTCGTGGTCCGCTCGGTGAACGGCTACGAATACACGGGCGAAAAGCTCGTGGACTTCGCCAACCAGATCCGCTTCGTGCGCGGCAAGGTCCACGACGCCGTGAACATGGCCATCGAGGAGCCGCTCTTCATGCATCTGCTCGACTCGCAGCAGCGCCTCTCGTTCCGCTGGTTCGAGAAGGAGGAAAACGATCCCGAAGCCTTCTACGCGGACATGGCCGAACGTGGCTACAGCGTCCGCCTGGAGAGCGAGCATGACGAAGAGTCCGAAAAGGACCGCACCTTCCTCGTCTTCGAGAACCAGAACGGGCACCGCACGCGCCTGGCCATGGAATTCTTCAATTCCAAGCTCTACCGCCAGGCCTACGACACCAACCGCAAGATCAAGGACGAATGCGGCGGGGTGGAGTTCCTGCTGGTCAAGGGCGCGGAGCAGACGCCGGTGACGGGGCTTTTCAAGACCCTGGAGGCCATTCTCGAAGAAGCGCACAAGGGCTATCAGATCCAGCGCTACAAGGGTCTGGGCGAAATGAACCCGGAGCAGCTCTGGGAGACGACCATGGACCCGACCAAGCGGACCATGCTCCAGGTGAAGATCGACGACATGTCCGAGGCGGACGACATCTTCCAGGATCTCATGGGGGATTCCGTGGAGCCGCGTCGCCTGTTCATCGAGCGCAACGCCCTGGCCGTCCGCGAACTGGACATCTAGCAGCATTACGAAGGGTTCGGTCCGGCTTTTCCGAGGTCACGGCGTGAACCGGAAGCAGCGGCCCCGCCCTTCGCCATGGAGGATACATGAACGATTTCATAACCATCGAGGAAGAACTCAAGAAAAGTTATCTTGAGTATTCCTTGAGCGTGATCATCGGTCGCGCCATTCCGGACGTGCGCGACGGGCTCAAGCCCGTGCACAGGCGGATTCTCTTCGCCATGCACGATCTCGGAAACTCGTACAACCGAGCCTACAAGAAGTCCGCCCGCGTGGTCGGTGACGTCATCGGTAAATACCATCCGCACGGCGACTCCGCCGTGTACGACGCGCTGGTGCGCATGGCCCAGGAATTCTCCATGCGCGATCCGCTCGTGGACGGCCAGGGCAACTTCGGCTCCATCGACGGCGACGCCGCCGCGGCCATGCGTTACACCGAGGTGCGCATGGCGCGTCTGGCCAGCGAGTTCCTGGCGGACATCGACAAGCAGACCGTGGATTTCCGGCCCAACTACGACAACACCATGCAGGAGCCCGCGGTCCTGCCCACCAAGGTGCCCAACCTGCTGCTCAACGGCACGGCCGGCATCGCCGTGGGCATGGCCACCAACATCCCGCCCCACAACCTGGGCGAGCTGGTGGACGGCACCCTGCACCTGCTGCGCAACCCGGATTGCAGCGTCAGCGACCTGATGCAGCACATCAAGGGTCCGGACTTCCCCACGGGCGCCTCCATCTACGGCGGCCAGGGCCTGCGCGACGCCTACCACACCGGGCGCGGCAGCATCCGCATCCGGGGCAAGATCGAGATCGAGCAGCTCAAGGGCAACCGCGAGTCGATCATCATCAAGGAAATTCCCTACGCGCTGAACAAGTCCACCCTGGTGGAGAAGATCGCCCAGCTCGTGCACGAGAAGAAGATCGACGGCGTTTCGGACCTGCGCGACGAGTCCGACCGCAACGGCATCCGCATCGTGCTCGAACTCAAGCGCGGCTCCATCGCCGACATCATCGTCAACGCGCTCTACAAGTTCACCCCGCTGGAGACGAGCTTCGGCATCAACATGATGGCCGTGGCCGGCAACCGGCCCATGCTCCTGAACCTCAAGCAGGTGCTGGCCTACTTCCTGGAGCATCGGCGCGAGGTCATCATCCGGCGCACCCGCTTCGACCTGGACAAGAGCGAAAAGCGCGCCCACATCCTGGAAGGCCTCAAGATCGCGGTGGACAACATCGACGAGGTCGTGCGGCTGATCCGCGCCTCTTCCAGCCCGGACGAGGCCAAGGCCGCCCTGAAGGCGCGCTTCGAGCTGTCCGACGTGCAGGCCCAGGCCATCCTGGACATGCGTCTGCAGCGTCTGACCGGTCTGGAGCGGGACAAGCTGGAGGCCGAGTACCTGGATCTCATGGAGAAGATCAAATACTTCAAGAGCATCCTTGAAAACGAAAGCGTGCTCAAGGGCGTCATCGACGACGAGCTGACCGAGATCCGCAAGACCTACAGCACCCCGCGCCGCAGCGTGCTCCTGGAAGACAATCCCTACGACATCAACATCGAGGATCTCATCGCCGACGACGAGACCGTTATTACGCTCTCCCAGCGCGGCTACGTGAAGCGAACCCCCCTTTCCAACTACCAGTCCCAGAAGAGGGGCGGAAAGGGCGTGGCGGGCGTCCAGACGGGCGACGGCGACTTCGTGCACAACTTCCTCCTGACCACGAACCACCAGACCCTGCTGCTCTTCACCAACCTGGGCCGGATGTACCAGCTCAAGGTCCACCAGGTGCCCGAAGGCAGCCGCTACGCCAAGGGCGTGCACATCGCCAACCTGCTGCCCCTGAGCAAGGACGAGTACGTGGCAGCGGCCCTGGCCACCCGCGAGTTCGACAAGGAGCGCTACCTGCTCTTCGTGACCAAGCGCGGCATGATCAAGCGTTCCAGCATGGAGCTGTACGGCAACTGCCGCTCCACGGGCATCAAGGCCGTGACCCTCAAGGAACACGACGAGCTGATGACCGTGAAGGAGGTTCCGAGCGACGCGGACTGCCTGCTCATCTCCGCGGACGGCATCTCCATCCGCTTCAACATGCAGGACGCCCGGCCCATGGGCCGCGTGGCCGCCGGAGTCAAGGGCATGGCCCTGCGCGACGCGGACCGCGTGGTGGCCGCGGTCATCACCGGCAACGGCCGCGACAGCCTGCTGACCGTGTCCGAAGGGGGCTACGGCAAGCGCACCGGCCTGGACCAGTACCGGGTCCAGACGCGCGGCGGCAAGGGCATCATCAACATGCGCGTTACCGCCAAGACCGGACCCGTGCTCGGCGCCATCATGGTCGGCGAGAACGACGAGGTCGTGCTCCTGACCTCCGGCAACAAGATCATCCGCATGGACGTCTCCGAGATCAGCGAAACGCGCGGACGCGCCACCCAGGGCGTGCGCCTCGTGCAGATGGACGGCGGACAGGTGGCCGGATTCGACCTGGTGCTCGACAAGGGACTCGACGAGGAAGACTAGATGGCGACCCCCCATCGCGTTGCGCTCATTCTGGCTCTGCTGGCGAGCCTCGGCTGTCTGCTTGCGGGCTGTTCCGTTCCCGGTTCCAGCGAGCGCTCGGACCTGGAAGAGGTGCGCACTGCGTACATGAACGGCTTCTACATCGAGGCCAAGGAAGGGTACGAACGCTACCTTCAGCGCTACCCCAAGGGCGAGAACCGGCTCGAAGCCTGGGAGCGGCTTCTGGAAATCGCGCTCAACGTCAAGGGCGACCTGGACCGCTCCATCGTGCTGCTGGAAGCCATGATCCTGGAGTACGGGGAAAAGTCCAATTCGGCCTGGACCCTGATGTTCCAGCTCGGCGAGCTCTACGACCAGCGCGGCGACCGGACCAAGGCGCTGGACACCTGGCAGAAATGCCTGGAGCTGAGCGGGGACGACCAGCAGCGCAAGGTGGAAACCCTGCTGCGCATGGCCGGAGTGCACCGGGTGCTGCGCAACTACGACCGCGCCCTGACCCTGCTTCAGCAGTGCGAGGAGCTGGCCCCGGACGGGCCGACCCGCGCGCGCTGCCAGTACGAGGAGGCCCAGACCTACAGCTTCATGCAGAGCTGGGGCCAGGCCAAGGAAGTGCTGGAAGTGATCATGGCGGACGGCGTGGCCGACAAGGACACCCAGGCCCTGGCCGTGTTCCTGCTGGCCGACGTCTACGAGCAGGAAATGGACTTCGACCGGGCGCGCGAGCTCTTCCATTCCATAGAAGACACCTACCCGAATCCCAAGGTCATCCAGATCCGGCTGAAGAACATGGGCAAGGGCCATTAGCCGGACAACGCATCAACGGCATTCCAGGGAGGATCGGAAACGGTCCTCCCTTTTTTCATGCGCGCCTGTTTTCATGCGCGGCCCAAAGGAGCGCACGCACGTGCGCGGCGGCCGCGCGCTCTATGGAACCGTGCGGAAACGTGCGGAAACGAAAAAGGCCCCCGCGAACGGGGGCCCAGGAATGACGGCGATGAGGGTCGGCGTCGAACTACAGAATGGGCAGGTACTTGTCCAGTTCGTACTCGGTGACCTGAGTGCGGTATTCGTCCCACTCGGCGACCTTGTTCTCGACCAGGGCGTTGTGCAGGTGGTCGCCCAGGACTTCCTTCATGAACTTGGACTTCTTCAGGTTCATGGCGGCTTCGAACAGGGAGCCGGGAAGCGCCTTGATCTTGTTGCGCTTCAGCTGGCGGTCGTTCATGTGGAAGATGTCTTCCTCGACCGGGGTGGTCAGGGTGTAGTTTTCTTCGATGCCCTTCAGACCGGCCGCGATCATGACGGCGAAGGCCAGGTAGGGGTTGGCCGCCGGATCCGGGCAGCGCAGCTCCATGCGGGTGGCCAGTTCCTTGCCGGGCTTGTACATGGGCACGCGGACAAGGGCGGAACGGTTGCGGCGGGCCCAGGCGATGTAGACCGGGGCTTCGTAGCCGGGGACCAGGCGCTTGTAGGAGTTGACCCACTGGTTGGTCACGCAGACGAATTCGGGAGCGTGCTTGAGGATGCCGGCGATGTAGCTCTTGCCCTCGGCGGACAGATGGTACTTGTCGGATCCTTCGTAGAAGACGTTTTTGCCGTTCTTGAACAGGGACTGGTGCACGTGCATGCCGGAGCCGTTCTCGCCGAAGATGGGCTTGGGCATGAAGGAGGCGTAGCAGCCGTGCTTGCGGGCGGTTTCCTTGACGACCACGCGGTAGGTCATGGCGATGTCGGCCATGCGCAGGGCCTCGGCGTAGCGCAGGTCGATCTCATGCTGGGACGGGGCCACCTCGTGGTGGGAGTACTCGACCTGCATGCCCATGGCTTCGAGGGCGAAGATGATCTCGCGGCGGATGTTGTTGCCCAGGTCCAGCGGCGGAGCGTCGAAGTATCCGCCGTGGTCGAGGATCTCGGTGTCCTGGTCGTCGGCGAAGAGGAAGAACTCCAGCTCGGGACCGACGTAGGAGGTGTAGCCCTTCTCGGCGGCCTTGGCGAGAACCTTCTTCAGCACGTAGCGGGAATCGGCGGTGAACGGGGTGCCGTCGGGGTTGACCACGTCGCAGAACATGCGGGCGACCGGACGCTCGGTCGGACGCCAGGAGCAGATCTGGAAGGTGGTCGGATCCGGCATGGCGACCATGTCGGACTCGTCGATGCGGCAGAAGCCCAGGATCGAGGAGCCGTCAAAGCCCATGCCTTCCTCGAAGGAAGCTTCGATCTCGTTCGGGGTGATCTGGAAAGATTTCAGGGTGCCGAGGATGTCGACGAACCAGTACTGAATGAAGCTGACGTTGTAATCCTTGACGGCTTTCAGCACGTCGTCGGCGTTTTTGCAATCAAACACGGGGATATTCATGTGCCGGACCTCCAAAAAGGGTTGTTGGGTTTCACGACTTGGATGCGAATGGGTTCCTGATTAACAAGTTCGATGCCAATACTAATTAGTTGCGAAATTTCAAACTGTTATCTTCATGTTGACGCCTTTGGCAGCATCAGATTCCCATAAAAAATTACAATTTTGTGATGGAAAAACAAGCCCGCTTCAAAAATGAAACAATATTGTCAACAAAAGAGCTTGAAAAAACCGGAAATGGAACCGTAGACCACACATTATTGTCAACTTTGGACCTGTTTTTCGCCTCGTCGGGGTTGAATGAGCCATTTTTTGGGCCTCGCGTCAAGCGCATTTCGCCCTGCGGAGGCATTTCCTCGTCCTGTCTTGAAATGGCCGAAACCGGAGCCGGAACCCCTTCCACGGGCAAAAAAGAGTCCGCGAATCGACTCCCAGAGCCGATTCGCGGACTTTTGCCCCTGCGGCCGAACTGGGCCGCTCCGGATGCTTTTTGGGGGATGATCTCTTCCAATTTCTGCCGAAACAAGAAATTTACGGTTTCATGAGGCCTGAAACGCGTTCATTCCGGCTTGCATAGAACGAAAGTGTTATTTTCGATTCCCCGCTCGAGCGATTGCTCTGCGAAGTTCAGTTTTCACCGATCATATGAATGAGGTCTTTCATCTCCCGGAAGAACTCCATGAGTT
This window contains:
- the gyrB gene encoding DNA topoisomerase (ATP-hydrolyzing) subunit B; this encodes MTEQRQTNSYTADSITILEGLSAVRKRPAMYIGSTDGRGLHHLVYEVVDNSIDEAMGGYCNRIKVQLHMDNSVTVTDNGRGIPVDMHPKEHRPALEVVMTTLHAGGKFDNDSYKVSGGLHGVGVSCVNALSEFLEATVKRDGKTWRQTYERGVPVSGLELVGESTSTGTAIRFRPDEEIFEVNQFDYGTLKKRLQELAYLNSGLQIDFMDERTGDSDSFHFEGGIRSYTQDINSGQTVVTDVIYGIGEAENMVTEFAVQYNTGYKENVYTFANNIRTVEGGTHLAGFRTALTRALNNYIANADLPKKLIRKVSGDDVREGLTAIVSVKLPMPQFEGQTKTKLGNSEVSGLVAGLVYEKLTQFFEENPKDIKAILEKVIDAARARDAARKARDLVRRKGALSDNALPGKLADCQTKKAEESEIFIVEGDSAGGSAKQGRDPRCQAILPLRGKILNVEKTRVDKMLSNKEIRAMITALGVGIGVGDDQEKDYDKLRYHKIVIMTDADVDGSHIRTLLLTFFFRQYPELIERGNLYIAQPPLFRVHKGKFEKFIKEETELNDFLLTSVSKDLVVRSVNGYEYTGEKLVDFANQIRFVRGKVHDAVNMAIEEPLFMHLLDSQQRLSFRWFEKEENDPEAFYADMAERGYSVRLESEHDEESEKDRTFLVFENQNGHRTRLAMEFFNSKLYRQAYDTNRKIKDECGGVEFLLVKGAEQTPVTGLFKTLEAILEEAHKGYQIQRYKGLGEMNPEQLWETTMDPTKRTMLQVKIDDMSEADDIFQDLMGDSVEPRRLFIERNALAVRELDI
- the gyrA gene encoding DNA gyrase subunit A, with product MNDFITIEEELKKSYLEYSLSVIIGRAIPDVRDGLKPVHRRILFAMHDLGNSYNRAYKKSARVVGDVIGKYHPHGDSAVYDALVRMAQEFSMRDPLVDGQGNFGSIDGDAAAAMRYTEVRMARLASEFLADIDKQTVDFRPNYDNTMQEPAVLPTKVPNLLLNGTAGIAVGMATNIPPHNLGELVDGTLHLLRNPDCSVSDLMQHIKGPDFPTGASIYGGQGLRDAYHTGRGSIRIRGKIEIEQLKGNRESIIIKEIPYALNKSTLVEKIAQLVHEKKIDGVSDLRDESDRNGIRIVLELKRGSIADIIVNALYKFTPLETSFGINMMAVAGNRPMLLNLKQVLAYFLEHRREVIIRRTRFDLDKSEKRAHILEGLKIAVDNIDEVVRLIRASSSPDEAKAALKARFELSDVQAQAILDMRLQRLTGLERDKLEAEYLDLMEKIKYFKSILENESVLKGVIDDELTEIRKTYSTPRRSVLLEDNPYDINIEDLIADDETVITLSQRGYVKRTPLSNYQSQKRGGKGVAGVQTGDGDFVHNFLLTTNHQTLLLFTNLGRMYQLKVHQVPEGSRYAKGVHIANLLPLSKDEYVAAALATREFDKERYLLFVTKRGMIKRSSMELYGNCRSTGIKAVTLKEHDELMTVKEVPSDADCLLISADGISIRFNMQDARPMGRVAAGVKGMALRDADRVVAAVITGNGRDSLLTVSEGGYGKRTGLDQYRVQTRGGKGIINMRVTAKTGPVLGAIMVGENDEVVLLTSGNKIIRMDVSEISETRGRATQGVRLVQMDGGQVAGFDLVLDKGLDEED
- a CDS encoding tetratricopeptide repeat protein, with product MATPHRVALILALLASLGCLLAGCSVPGSSERSDLEEVRTAYMNGFYIEAKEGYERYLQRYPKGENRLEAWERLLEIALNVKGDLDRSIVLLEAMILEYGEKSNSAWTLMFQLGELYDQRGDRTKALDTWQKCLELSGDDQQRKVETLLRMAGVHRVLRNYDRALTLLQQCEELAPDGPTRARCQYEEAQTYSFMQSWGQAKEVLEVIMADGVADKDTQALAVFLLADVYEQEMDFDRARELFHSIEDTYPNPKVIQIRLKNMGKGH
- a CDS encoding glutamine synthetase family protein, producing the protein MNIPVFDCKNADDVLKAVKDYNVSFIQYWFVDILGTLKSFQITPNEIEASFEEGMGFDGSSILGFCRIDESDMVAMPDPTTFQICSWRPTERPVARMFCDVVNPDGTPFTADSRYVLKKVLAKAAEKGYTSYVGPELEFFLFADDQDTEILDHGGYFDAPPLDLGNNIRREIIFALEAMGMQVEYSHHEVAPSQHEIDLRYAEALRMADIAMTYRVVVKETARKHGCYASFMPKPIFGENGSGMHVHQSLFKNGKNVFYEGSDKYHLSAEGKSYIAGILKHAPEFVCVTNQWVNSYKRLVPGYEAPVYIAWARRNRSALVRVPMYKPGKELATRMELRCPDPAANPYLAFAVMIAAGLKGIEENYTLTTPVEEDIFHMNDRQLKRNKIKALPGSLFEAAMNLKKSKFMKEVLGDHLHNALVENKVAEWDEYRTQVTEYELDKYLPIL